From a region of the Fusobacterium sp. FSA-380-WT-3A genome:
- a CDS encoding PTS fructose-like transporter subunit IIB, producing MKIVAVTSCPSGVAHTYMAAEALKKAAEKAGVEVKVETQGAIGIENVITAEDLANTDYVVLTKEVAIKNEERFTGKKIVRVKIADVVKKSDSIVEKLIAHYNQNK from the coding sequence ATGAAAATAGTAGCAGTAACATCATGCCCTTCTGGTGTAGCACATACATATATGGCAGCAGAAGCTCTTAAAAAGGCAGCAGAAAAAGCAGGAGTAGAAGTAAAAGTAGAAACTCAAGGAGCAATTGGAATTGAAAATGTTATAACAGCTGAAGATTTAGCAAATACAGATTATGTAGTATTAACTAAAGAAGTTGCTATAAAAAATGAAGAAAGATTTACTGGAAAGAAAATAGTTAGAGTAAAAATTGCTGATGTAGTAAAAAAATCAGATAGTATTGTAGAAAAATTAATTGCTCATTACAATCAAAATAAATAA
- a CDS encoding PTS fructose transporter subunit EIIC produces the protein MKNTLLELRKHLLFGTSHMIPFIVAGGVLLSLAVMISGKGAVPDTGILKDISNMGIAGLTLFTAVLGGYIAFSIADRPGLAPGMIGSWIAVSQYKTGFLGAIIVGFLAGYVVNMLKKIKLPASMRSLSTIFICPLFGTLIVSGIVMWVIGTPIALMMEGLNNWLSSMRDTGKVALGAILGGMTAFDMGGPINKVATLFAQTQVDTHPWLMGGVGVAICTPPIGMGLATILGPKKYTHEEKEAGKAAILMGLIGISEGAIPFAAADPLRVLPSIVVGGMVGNIIGFVMNVINHAPWGGWIVLPVVEGKLGYVIATIAGSLVTALMVNFLKKPIVEKIETTDAADDSEEVELDFD, from the coding sequence ATGAAAAATACTTTATTAGAATTAAGAAAACATTTATTATTTGGTACAAGCCATATGATACCATTTATAGTTGCTGGAGGAGTTTTACTTTCACTTGCAGTTATGATTAGTGGAAAAGGAGCTGTACCTGATACAGGAATATTAAAAGATATTTCAAATATGGGTATTGCAGGACTTACATTATTTACAGCAGTTCTTGGGGGATATATAGCTTTCTCTATAGCAGATAGACCTGGATTAGCTCCTGGTATGATTGGTTCTTGGATAGCAGTTTCTCAATATAAGACAGGATTTTTAGGAGCTATAATAGTTGGATTCTTAGCTGGTTATGTTGTTAATATGTTAAAGAAAATAAAATTACCAGCAAGTATGAGATCTTTATCTACAATATTTATTTGTCCTTTATTTGGAACATTAATAGTTTCAGGAATAGTTATGTGGGTTATAGGAACTCCAATAGCTTTAATGATGGAAGGATTAAATAACTGGTTAAGTAGTATGAGAGATACAGGGAAAGTTGCTTTAGGAGCTATTCTTGGAGGAATGACAGCATTTGATATGGGAGGACCAATAAATAAAGTTGCTACATTATTTGCTCAAACTCAAGTTGATACACATCCATGGTTAATGGGAGGAGTTGGAGTTGCAATTTGTACACCACCTATTGGAATGGGATTAGCAACAATATTAGGACCTAAAAAATATACTCATGAAGAAAAAGAAGCAGGAAAAGCAGCAATACTAATGGGATTAATTGGAATTTCTGAAGGAGCAATTCCTTTTGCAGCAGCTGACCCATTAAGAGTTTTACCTTCAATAGTTGTAGGAGGAATGGTTGGAAACATAATAGGATTTGTTATGAATGTTATTAACCATGCACCTTGGGGAGGATGGATTGTTCTTCCAGTAGTAGAAGGAAAATTAGGATATGTTATAGCAACAATAGCAGGTTCTCTTGTAACAGCATTAATGGTAAACTTTTTAAAGAAACCAATAGTTGAAAAAATAGAAACTACAGATGCAGCAGATGATTCAGAAGAAGTTGAATTAGATTTTGACTAA
- a CDS encoding PTS sugar transporter subunit IIA: MELIVKNRVLLDKTFSNKEEAIKEMAKLFLEEGIVEDYKKYVESLFERENIAPTAVGYEVGLPHGKSDAVTRPAVAFARLNEEILWDSEENENAKFIFMLAIPNAAAGNEHINILVNLSKKILDDDFRDLITKATSTEEIVKAINE, from the coding sequence ATGGAATTAATAGTTAAAAATCGTGTGTTATTAGACAAAACTTTTTCAAACAAGGAAGAAGCTATAAAAGAGATGGCAAAACTTTTTTTAGAAGAGGGAATAGTAGAAGATTATAAAAAATATGTAGAATCTTTATTTGAAAGAGAAAATATAGCTCCTACAGCTGTTGGATATGAAGTAGGGTTACCTCATGGTAAAAGTGATGCAGTAACAAGACCAGCTGTTGCTTTTGCAAGACTTAATGAGGAAATTTTATGGGATAGCGAAGAAAATGAAAATGCTAAATTTATATTTATGTTAGCTATACCTAATGCAGCAGCAGGCAATGAGCATATAAATATTTTAGTAAATCTTTCTAAAAAAATATTAGATGATGATTTTAGAGATTTAATAACAAAAGCAACTTCTACAGAAGAAATTGTAAAAGCAATAAACGAATAA
- a CDS encoding BglG family transcription antiterminator translates to MAITRDVLNLIKSITENKINSLEENAKLMGVSERSIRYKIEDCNYHLQGLELPELKLKLGKISFSSSLDEVVKKIKENINTYNFSQDEREKIILTLYLFGKGKLTIDEISDFLGVSSVTLKSDIKKIKKYVKTFMLDLSAETNRYLELSGEEENVRKLMLDILLKNYDISFKNEGIFVSKTYYYGYFIPWEEMDIFFETEKIKLASEILKSILEKNNKKLSDEAYKVLFFYILIVLNRYEKHSIEHFKNKQFLSNTEEYLSVKNTLEKFDLKEGELLSLTEYFLGSHTFNFDDSFYGNWVQVETFIMSLIKEISKFGYSDLEKDFTLLEGLINHIKPAIYRAKMGGKLDTHIYEEFRESYPTILSQVEEAWSKCDFKNLNMSNEEIAYIAMHFQLAIKRTRKKKLKNILIVCGSGYSTSKFLAESIQEKFSVNIIDTIPYNLLDTYNNLDEVDLIITTIDNLENTYVPVVTVSPILNKEDIQKLEKLNLSQVKSKIKLSKLLEVVKESTISLDEEKFIKELKEKFKGEIFDDRQQLKQLKFTDMMSLSRIELIKNVNDWQEAIFLGSKKLVDENMVNKDYADEIIKLINKFGSYMVIQEGIILAHANPEDGVRKTGIGILYVEDGIDFPDKEKVYLVITLASKDKREHLNGLMEFINIIREKNILKLLKDVKTPSEIFIIIKNLFY, encoded by the coding sequence ATGGCCATAACAAGAGATGTTCTAAATCTTATAAAAAGTATAACAGAAAATAAAATAAATTCTTTAGAAGAAAATGCAAAACTTATGGGTGTTAGTGAGAGAAGTATAAGATATAAAATAGAAGATTGTAATTATCATCTACAAGGTCTTGAACTTCCAGAACTAAAACTTAAACTTGGGAAAATTTCTTTTTCTTCCTCACTAGATGAGGTAGTAAAAAAGATAAAAGAAAATATAAATACTTACAATTTTTCACAAGATGAAAGAGAAAAGATTATTTTAACTTTATATCTTTTTGGAAAAGGAAAACTAACTATAGATGAAATAAGTGATTTCTTAGGAGTTAGTAGTGTTACTTTAAAATCAGATATAAAGAAAATAAAAAAATATGTAAAAACTTTTATGTTAGATTTATCAGCAGAAACTAATAGATATCTAGAACTTTCTGGGGAAGAAGAAAATGTTAGAAAATTAATGCTTGATATTTTACTAAAGAATTATGATATAAGTTTTAAAAATGAAGGTATTTTTGTATCAAAAACTTATTACTATGGCTATTTTATTCCTTGGGAAGAAATGGATATTTTCTTTGAAACAGAAAAAATAAAACTTGCCTCTGAAATATTAAAAAGTATATTAGAAAAAAATAATAAAAAATTAAGTGATGAAGCATATAAAGTTTTATTTTTCTATATTTTAATAGTTTTAAACAGATATGAAAAACATTCCATAGAACATTTTAAAAATAAACAATTTCTTTCAAATACTGAAGAGTATCTAAGTGTAAAAAATACATTAGAAAAATTTGATTTAAAAGAGGGAGAACTTTTAAGTCTTACAGAATATTTTTTAGGAAGTCATACTTTTAATTTTGATGATTCTTTTTATGGAAATTGGGTACAAGTTGAAACTTTTATAATGTCTTTAATAAAAGAGATTAGTAAGTTTGGTTATTCAGACTTAGAAAAAGATTTTACTTTACTTGAAGGACTTATAAATCATATAAAACCAGCAATATATAGAGCTAAGATGGGTGGGAAATTAGATACTCATATCTATGAAGAGTTTAGAGAAAGTTATCCTACAATTCTTTCTCAAGTAGAAGAAGCTTGGTCTAAATGTGATTTCAAAAATTTGAATATGTCAAATGAAGAGATAGCTTATATAGCAATGCACTTTCAGTTAGCTATAAAGAGAACTAGAAAGAAAAAACTAAAAAATATATTAATTGTTTGTGGTTCTGGATATAGTACTTCAAAGTTTTTAGCAGAAAGTATACAAGAAAAATTTTCTGTAAATATAATTGACACTATTCCTTATAATTTGTTAGATACTTATAATAATTTAGATGAAGTAGATTTAATAATAACAACAATTGATAATCTTGAAAATACTTATGTTCCAGTTGTTACAGTCTCACCTATTTTAAATAAAGAAGACATTCAAAAGTTAGAGAAATTAAATCTTTCACAAGTAAAAAGCAAAATAAAACTTTCTAAATTATTAGAAGTTGTAAAAGAAAGTACAATTTCTTTAGATGAAGAAAAGTTCATAAAAGAATTAAAAGAAAAATTTAAAGGAGAAATTTTTGATGATAGACAACAATTAAAACAACTTAAATTTACAGATATGATGTCTTTATCAAGAATTGAGTTAATAAAAAATGTTAATGATTGGCAAGAAGCTATATTTTTAGGAAGTAAAAAACTTGTAGATGAAAATATGGTAAATAAAGATTATGCAGATGAGATAATCAAACTTATCAATAAATTTGGAAGTTATATGGTTATTCAAGAAGGAATAATTTTAGCTCACGCAAATCCAGAAGATGGTGTTAGAAAAACAGGGATAGGAATTCTTTATGTTGAAGATGGAATAGATTTTCCAGATAAAGAAAAGGTATATTTAGTTATAACACTTGCTAGTAAAGATAAAAGAGAACATTTAAATGGACTTATGGAATTTATTAATATTATAAGAGAAAAAAATATTTTAAAATTATTAAAAGATGTTAAAACACCTAGTGAGATATTCATAATTATAAAAAATTTATTTTATTAA
- a CDS encoding carbon-nitrogen hydrolase family protein, with the protein MRKINITIAQVKSIHGKPEKNLEKAIKIIEEVSKNGSNLVVFPELFYTGYFNRRRTFHELSEEKNGNLFNKLKEISIKNNIYIIMGYSEKEKDTYYNSLMFVDNKGNLLCNYRKIYCWEEENRTFTKGDKLFACDTEFGKIGLLNCYDIEFPELFRILHFKGAELIICPSVWSEWLKNRWHSSLMAGAINNLYYVIGVNTVGLNPLGQNICGDSEVISPFGDVVAKASDTEEEILNITIDLDEVTKTREEYPIWKDYRMDMFNFELLEKY; encoded by the coding sequence ATGAGAAAAATAAATATAACTATAGCACAAGTAAAATCTATACATGGAAAGCCTGAAAAAAATTTAGAGAAAGCAATTAAAATTATAGAGGAAGTTTCTAAAAATGGAAGTAATTTAGTTGTTTTTCCAGAACTGTTTTATACAGGATATTTTAACAGAAGAAGAACTTTTCATGAATTATCTGAAGAAAAAAATGGAAATCTTTTTAATAAATTAAAAGAAATTTCTATAAAAAATAATATTTATATTATAATGGGGTATTCTGAAAAAGAGAAGGATACTTATTATAATAGTTTGATGTTTGTGGATAACAAAGGAAATCTATTATGTAATTATAGAAAAATTTATTGTTGGGAAGAAGAAAATAGGACATTTACTAAAGGAGATAAATTATTTGCCTGTGATACAGAGTTTGGAAAAATTGGTTTATTAAATTGTTATGATATAGAATTTCCAGAACTTTTTAGAATATTGCATTTTAAAGGAGCAGAGTTAATAATTTGTCCTTCTGTTTGGAGTGAATGGTTAAAAAATAGATGGCATTCTAGCCTTATGGCTGGAGCTATCAATAATCTTTACTATGTTATTGGAGTTAATACAGTAGGGTTAAATCCTCTTGGGCAGAATATATGTGGAGATAGTGAAGTAATATCTCCTTTTGGAGATGTTGTAGCTAAAGCCTCAGATACAGAAGAGGAAATTTTAAATATTACAATTGATTTAGATGAAGTAACAAAAACTAGAGAAGAGTACCCTATTTGGAAAGATTATAGAATGGATATGTTTAATTTTGAGTTACTAGAAAAATATTAA
- a CDS encoding YaaA family protein: MKIIFSPSKTMLDKKLNFLETPKLLFENKTDIIIKKLKEFSIENIEKIFKIKGKILEETFKNIQKFEILEEYPAISLYEGVTFRQLELNKYSKAQLEYLTKNLFILSAFYGLLSPNTKIKKYRLDMTINILENNLYKFWSSEINDYLKKYSDEIFINLASKEFSKLLDYKKFNVIDIEFRQLVNGQEKNISTEAKKARGLLLNYMITNKILNIEDIKKFNENGYVFLDNRSDEKKLFFLKK, encoded by the coding sequence ATGAAAATAATTTTTTCACCAAGTAAAACTATGTTAGACAAAAAACTTAATTTTTTAGAAACCCCAAAACTATTATTTGAAAATAAGACTGATATTATTATAAAAAAATTAAAAGAATTTTCTATTGAAAACATAGAAAAAATTTTTAAGATAAAAGGAAAAATATTAGAAGAGACTTTTAAAAATATTCAAAAGTTTGAAATATTAGAAGAATATCCAGCTATTTCTCTATATGAAGGTGTTACCTTTAGGCAATTGGAGCTTAATAAATATTCTAAAGCTCAGTTAGAATATCTAACAAAAAATTTATTTATTTTATCAGCTTTTTACGGTCTTCTTTCTCCAAATACTAAAATAAAAAAATATAGATTAGATATGACTATCAATATATTAGAAAATAATTTATATAAATTTTGGAGTTCTGAGATAAATGATTATCTAAAAAAATATTCAGATGAAATTTTTATAAATCTTGCTTCAAAGGAGTTTTCTAAACTTTTAGATTATAAAAAATTTAATGTTATTGATATAGAATTTAGACAATTAGTAAATGGCCAAGAGAAAAATATAAGTACTGAAGCTAAAAAAGCTAGAGGATTATTATTAAATTATATGATTACCAATAAAATTTTAAATATTGAGGACATAAAAAAATTTAATGAAAATGGATACGTTTTTTTAGATAATAGGTCTGATGAGAAAAAATTATTTTTTCTAAAAAAATAA